The following DNA comes from bacterium.
GACGCCTGGTGTACATGGGCATCAAAGACCAGTCTCCGCAAACTTTTCATCCGCCAACTCACAAAGATATTACCAAAAATTTTTCGCTGGGATTTATTCTGTATTTGACGAATCCACTTGCCATCGGATTCTGGGTATTCGCATTAGGAGTCATTTTTTCATATCAGCTCATTCGTCAGCAGATGCATGACCAGATTAGTTTTATCACAGGAATGGCCATCGGAACCACGCTCTGGTTTTTCCTGCTGGCTAAAATCGTGGCCTGGCGCCGCAAAACAATTTCGGAAGATACGATTCGAAAAATTTCAATAGGTACGGGCCTCATTTTAATCGCTTGCGGCTTGTATTTGGGTTATGAATATTTCAAAAAAATAGCATTATAAATTTCGACCAATCTTGTGATAAAAATCGAATTACTGATCTTTGATCTGGACGGGACACTGGTTGACTCCCTCAAGGATATTGCGCAGTCGGTGAATTTCACGCTACAACAGCTTGAAATTCAGTCGCTTCCTGAAAAACAAATTCAATCTTACGTTGGTGATGGAATCTCACTGTTACTTTCCCGGTGTCTGCAGACCCAGTGCGAACCCAATGAGTCTTTGCTGAAGGAAGCTTTGGGCATATACGAAAAGCATCATATGGATCATTGCCTGGATTATTCCAAATTGTATCCTGATGTTGAAGCCGTGTTGTCCCATTTTCAAAATAAAAATAAGATCATCATCAGCAATAAACCTGAAAATTTCACAAAAAAAGTTGTTCAAGGACTCGGCATTGCTCATTATTTCGACATCATTTTAGGCGGTGATAGCCTTCAAGAAAAAAAGCCAAGCCCCTTCCCTGTTTTATTTGCATTGAATAAGCTCCGAAAAGCGCCTCGTAGCGCTGTTATGATTGGTGACGGTCATCAGGATATTGCGTGCGGCAAAGCCGCTGGAATCTGGACATGCGGCGTCACCTACGGCTTTCGTTCAAAAGATGCGGTTGCAGACGCTGATTTCATCGTTGATCAATTGAACAAAATTAAATCCATTTTTAACTGATAGAATCTACATGAATTCCGTCAACACCAAAGATATTTTAAAAAGAGTGCGCCGGATCGAAATTAAAACGCGCGGCTTGGTCAATAACGTTTTCAGCGGCGAATACCATACTGTTTTCAAAGGCCGGGGCATGTCATTTTCCGAAGTGCGTGAATATCAATTCGGGGACGAAATCCGGTTTATCGACTGGAATGTGTCAGCGCGTATGGAACGGCCATATGTAAAAATCTTCGAAGAAGAACGTGAACAAACGTTGATGATTCTCTTCGATGCCAGTGCATCGGGCAATTTTGGAACGTTCCGCCAGATGAAAAGAGAATTAATGGTTGAAATGGCGGCTCTCGTCGCCTTCAGCGCAATTAAAAATAACGATAAAGTCGGATTGCTGATATTTACCGACCAGATTGAAAAATTCATTCCGCCAAAAAAAGGAAAATCCCATGTTTTACGATTGATCCGCGAAATCCTTGGATTTACACCCACTCATAAAGGCACGAATATCGGGGCCGCGCTGGAATATACCCGACACGTGCTGAACCGAAGGAGCATCGTATTTCTCATGAGCGATTTTGTTGACGATCAATTTGAAAAGCCGTTGCGTACCGTTGCCAAAAAACACGACTTGATCGGTATTCGTGTATTTGACCGACGGGAAAGAGAAATACCGAATGTCGGGCTCATGACATTGCAAGATGAAGAATCGGGTGAAAGGATTGACGTCGACACTACATCGACCGTTGTTAGAGAACACTTGAGAAAAAACGTACAAGAATGGACAAAAAAACAAGATACCCTTTTTCGTAAAAGCCGGGTCGATTTGATAGACGTCTCAACAGGCTCAGATTTTGTGGAATCCCTGATCCGGTTTTTTGAAACACGCGAAAAAAGAATGCGGCACGGCTAACCCTCGGTTTCTAATTTTTTCAATATTTTATGCAAAATAATCGTTGACTTAATCGATTAATTGTTTTAAGTTTACAAAAATAAATTCCTAGACTTGAATTTAGAATCAGATTGTGTAAAGTTCAACCCCACCTATCTAACTTACGAGGTATGACGTGGATTTAGTCTATAACAGGGCGAGAGACTTGCGTGATAAAGTTGAATCCGTGATGTTAAAGAAAATCGAATGGCAAATTCTCTTCTCCGTGGATGGTAAACGTTCCGTGTCACAAATCGCCAATAAAGTCCAGCGCGATGAAAATTTTGTTGGACAGATATTGCAATCGCTGGCTGGCAAACAGCTTGTCATCGGCGGCGGAGCTACAACTCCGGCTAAAGACAATGGGGTTGAAACCAAGAAAGCCGAAACCAAGAAAAAAGAGACTAAAAAAGAAGAACCCAAAGTCGAAAAAGTAAAAGAACCGGAACCGGTTAAAAAAGAAACCAAACCGGTTGTTGAAAAGAAGGCGGAAGCATTCGATCTCCAGTCGGTAATGACGGAAGAACCTAAACCGACAGCTACACCGGTCGTGAAACAACCGGCGGCTTCGGCAGCAAAATCCGGCGGTAAAAAGATTCTGGTTGTTGACGACAGTATTGTCATTCAAAAAATGGTCGAAATTGCGCTTGAAAACGAACAGTTCCAACTGAATGCGGCAATGAAAGGCGAAGATGCCGTTCGTTTAGCCAAAGAAAATCAACCGAGCTTGATCCTGTTGGATATCATGCTGCCGGATATGAGCGGACTGGACGTTATGAAAGCTATTCGCGCGCTCGGCGCTCCGTTTGATGCCGTGCCGATCGTTATTCTCAGCGGTAAAGATTCACCGCAAGATAAAGATGCGGCTTTAAATAACGGCGCGAACGATTTCCTTACCAAGCCTTTTCACGATGAAGATCTTCTGGCTAAGGTGCATGAATACCTCGGATAAAACGATCAACGCATAATGAAATCGTAGAACCCTAAACGTTTCCGCTTAGGGTTTTTTTTTCTATTTGAATATTATATGGCGGCTGTAAGCAAAACAAAAAAAATCGTCGACTTCTATTTGCCGGAATTGCTCAATCATTTCCGGAGCATGAGCGAACATCGTTTTTCTCCGATCAATTTCAGTATCATCAAAAAAATTATCCTGTCGGTTATCAATGCATCTGACCGGATGGAGCGCATTGATCAACTGAAAAATTCCCCTTCCCTCACTCCTTTCTTTCAATTCCTCCAGCAAATCCTGGAAATGGCTGAAAAAGAAGAAGTCAAAATCAGCCAGCTCATTGCCAATATTGAAAGTGATTCAGAAAAATTATACAACCTATTTACTCAAATCCTTCCGGCGCATGTTGATCTTAATGCCATGGAGACGGAGCTGCAAACGATTGGCATTACGATTGACCTGAATTATCTCAAAAAAACATACCTGTCAAAAACCGAAGAAAAAGTAACAGTTGCTCCCAAGCCGGTTATTACAAAAACTGAAACTCCAAAACCGGCTAAAAAGCCAATTCCAACTGAATTTGGTAAAGTCGATGATATGATTGGGTTCCTAAATGCGCGCGGGAAAAAAACTTCCGAGAAAAAGGAACCGGTTCCTTTTGATGAAGTCATTGACATGACGGCAGCAGCGGTCAAACAAGTTTTCGGGAAAAAAGTCGCACCGAAAATCGATAACGAAACGATGATTGCATTCCGGGAAGAAGTATCGTCGTATTCCAAAATGATTGAAGACAGTTTGAGCCGGTTACGCCGCCAAAACGATCGCTCGGCGCTCAGAGACATTCAGCAGTCCTCTCGCGCGCTCATTACGGCATCAAAACTGCTTAAATTCAAAGTGTTGACGGACACTTGTCAATCCATGATGACCGTATATACCGAAGCCATAGGAAAAGAATTGGCCGCAACGTCCGAACTTATTGATCTAACGGGCGAGACTATGCACGCATTAAAAACATTTGCTGAAACACAACAACTGACTGAAGAAAATTTCCTGGCTTTATCACGACAATTCTCGCAATTTAAATTTGGCTCCGCTGTTCCTACACCGTCTAAAGAAATAGAAAAAACTCAGAGCGAAGTACAATCGAAAACTGAAGAAAAGCCGAAGGTCATAGAAAAAACCAAGACTGAAGAAAAACCTGTCGTCGCAGTAGAATCAAAATCGGATGAAAAACAGACCGCTGGGGATTTGTCATGGATGGACTCGATGCAAAACGTCATCAGTCAGAATTTTCCGAAAACATCAGCAATGACAACGGAAATTCCTGAACCGGTCAAAGAAACTCCTAAAATTGAAACGAAAGAAGAAGAACACGAAACTACCGTTAAGCTTGATTTACCGCCAGAAACCCCAAAGACCGTCCCTATTGTACGAAAAAAACCGGCTACACCCACCGAACAAAACGTATTGGAGCCGGAAAAGCTTTTGGATATGATGGCCTCGCATGATCCGGACGTTGATTTGACACAGATGAAGATGCCGAGTTTTATTGAAAAAATGAGCGTTGAACCGGAAGATATTGTTGCTACGGCGGCGCCCAAAACTAAAAAGAAAAAATCAGTAACAAAAACCGAAAAAACTGTAATCAAAGAGGCCCCGAAAGTTTCTGAGACACAGGAAATTAAAAAAGCCGAAAAAACGGAAGTTAAATCCCCAATTCAATCAGAACCAACAGAATCAGATGGTTTGCTTCGTGAAATGTTTACAGAAATGGATGCTGAAATTCTTGAAATTTTTGAACAAGAAGCCGGCAGTTATTTCAAAATGTTCGATAAATCCATTGAAAAGCTACGTACCAATCTTAAAGACGACAATGCAATCAAAGACCTCGAACGCGCCAGTCACAGTTTGAAAAGTTCGTCTCGTATGCTTGGCTTCGAAAAAATATCCGGACTCGCAGCATGTATCGAATTAATTACGGAAAGATTTTTCGAGAATGAAATTGTTCTCGATGCGTCGATGCTGCAACTTTTATATGACATTGTGATCGCACTCAAGCAGTTATTCAATCGCGCGGCGGTTGACGCATTGTCCATTGCCGAAAGGCTTGTTGCGTTGGAACGAACTTTATCAACACCGGATATTTTCATGCGCAATTTACCCAGTCTCAAAGCGGGTGCATCTAAACCGGTAACAGAAAAAGCTGTTAAAACCCCTGAGACTCCGATTCCCGAAAAAAATGAGGTCAAAGAAGTCAAAGAAGAAGATCAAGAATCTGGAAAAGATTATTTTGCATCGACCGGTGTCGATGAAGAGATCGTTCAAATCTTCAAAGAAGAGGCCGGCACTTACATTAAATCGATCAGTAATGCAGTCGTGTCTTTGAATAAAGATATCAATAACCTGACTGTAATGCGTGATATTGAAAAATCGGCGCATAGTTTACGCAGTTCGGCGAAAATGCTCGGATTCCTGAAAATCAGCAATCTTGCCCGACCGATTGAAGTATTGGCCGAACGAATTAATAAAGGAAAAGCACAAATCGACCCCGGAATGATTGCTTTATTCGATGAATCGTCTACAGTACTAAAAACCCTCGTCGCTGGCACGGACGTACCCGTTGACGACGTACTGGATCGATTATCAGCTGCAGAAAAGCAACCTGTGAGTACTGCCGATAAGCCCATTAAAAAAGAAAGCGAGGCAGTTGTGAAAAGTAAAAAGATCAAAAAAGAGCCTAAGACTTCACCCAAAGCTTTCACCGATATCCAATTAGATTCCGACCCGATACTCAAACGGCTTGTAACGGGAGAAAATGAATTGCTAAGCGAAATGGCTGAGTCCAGTCATTCGTTAAAATAGATATATTCGATACACTAACCAAGGGGCCACGCATGCGATCCAAAGGTGCGATCATCATTTTATTTGTTCTTCAAACGGCGTTCGTTTCAGCCGCGACAACATCCGGCGTGCTTAAAGGCGATGAGACATG
Coding sequences within:
- a CDS encoding LysE family translocator, whose protein sequence is MASTTFHITLAFSYGFAIGFVNSIPIGPISVSIIDTSFRKGFWQAFTIGLGALVIDILYCTIGVFGITVFQSQIETVFLPLGFPVLTFLGGRLVYMGIKDQSPQTFHPPTHKDITKNFSLGFILYLTNPLAIGFWVFALGVIFSYQLIRQQMHDQISFITGMAIGTTLWFFLLAKIVAWRRKTISEDTIRKISIGTGLILIACGLYLGYEYFKKIAL
- a CDS encoding HAD-IA family hydrolase, which produces MIKIELLIFDLDGTLVDSLKDIAQSVNFTLQQLEIQSLPEKQIQSYVGDGISLLLSRCLQTQCEPNESLLKEALGIYEKHHMDHCLDYSKLYPDVEAVLSHFQNKNKIIISNKPENFTKKVVQGLGIAHYFDIILGGDSLQEKKPSPFPVLFALNKLRKAPRSAVMIGDGHQDIACGKAAGIWTCGVTYGFRSKDAVADADFIVDQLNKIKSIFN
- a CDS encoding Hpt domain-containing protein, producing the protein MAAVSKTKKIVDFYLPELLNHFRSMSEHRFSPINFSIIKKIILSVINASDRMERIDQLKNSPSLTPFFQFLQQILEMAEKEEVKISQLIANIESDSEKLYNLFTQILPAHVDLNAMETELQTIGITIDLNYLKKTYLSKTEEKVTVAPKPVITKTETPKPAKKPIPTEFGKVDDMIGFLNARGKKTSEKKEPVPFDEVIDMTAAAVKQVFGKKVAPKIDNETMIAFREEVSSYSKMIEDSLSRLRRQNDRSALRDIQQSSRALITASKLLKFKVLTDTCQSMMTVYTEAIGKELAATSELIDLTGETMHALKTFAETQQLTEENFLALSRQFSQFKFGSAVPTPSKEIEKTQSEVQSKTEEKPKVIEKTKTEEKPVVAVESKSDEKQTAGDLSWMDSMQNVISQNFPKTSAMTTEIPEPVKETPKIETKEEEHETTVKLDLPPETPKTVPIVRKKPATPTEQNVLEPEKLLDMMASHDPDVDLTQMKMPSFIEKMSVEPEDIVATAAPKTKKKKSVTKTEKTVIKEAPKVSETQEIKKAEKTEVKSPIQSEPTESDGLLREMFTEMDAEILEIFEQEAGSYFKMFDKSIEKLRTNLKDDNAIKDLERASHSLKSSSRMLGFEKISGLAACIELITERFFENEIVLDASMLQLLYDIVIALKQLFNRAAVDALSIAERLVALERTLSTPDIFMRNLPSLKAGASKPVTEKAVKTPETPIPEKNEVKEVKEEDQESGKDYFASTGVDEEIVQIFKEEAGTYIKSISNAVVSLNKDINNLTVMRDIEKSAHSLRSSAKMLGFLKISNLARPIEVLAERINKGKAQIDPGMIALFDESSTVLKTLVAGTDVPVDDVLDRLSAAEKQPVSTADKPIKKESEAVVKSKKIKKEPKTSPKAFTDIQLDSDPILKRLVTGENELLSEMAESSHSLK
- a CDS encoding response regulator — encoded protein: MDLVYNRARDLRDKVESVMLKKIEWQILFSVDGKRSVSQIANKVQRDENFVGQILQSLAGKQLVIGGGATTPAKDNGVETKKAETKKKETKKEEPKVEKVKEPEPVKKETKPVVEKKAEAFDLQSVMTEEPKPTATPVVKQPAASAAKSGGKKILVVDDSIVIQKMVEIALENEQFQLNAAMKGEDAVRLAKENQPSLILLDIMLPDMSGLDVMKAIRALGAPFDAVPIVILSGKDSPQDKDAALNNGANDFLTKPFHDEDLLAKVHEYLG
- a CDS encoding DUF58 domain-containing protein, whose amino-acid sequence is MNSVNTKDILKRVRRIEIKTRGLVNNVFSGEYHTVFKGRGMSFSEVREYQFGDEIRFIDWNVSARMERPYVKIFEEEREQTLMILFDASASGNFGTFRQMKRELMVEMAALVAFSAIKNNDKVGLLIFTDQIEKFIPPKKGKSHVLRLIREILGFTPTHKGTNIGAALEYTRHVLNRRSIVFLMSDFVDDQFEKPLRTVAKKHDLIGIRVFDRREREIPNVGLMTLQDEESGERIDVDTTSTVVREHLRKNVQEWTKKQDTLFRKSRVDLIDVSTGSDFVESLIRFFETREKRMRHG